A genomic segment from Micromonospora echinaurantiaca encodes:
- a CDS encoding ArsR/SmtB family transcription factor — MTIAHVPIDDLPETFHVTTAEQLRAISSLARHRIMAVLRFEPATITQIAERVGLAKGSSSYHIRLLERAGLVKVVRTRKVRGVTERYYAMAARTIVLPDPGEGGPDVLMRHAVADLEAAPRDGERHVRMAHLRLTDEQFAELGARLAALADEYRELSDPSLPDASLVFALFHPARREKAEGDAK, encoded by the coding sequence TTGACCATTGCTCACGTGCCTATCGATGATCTCCCCGAGACGTTTCACGTCACCACCGCCGAACAGCTACGCGCCATTTCCAGCCTCGCGCGTCACCGGATCATGGCCGTGCTCCGCTTCGAGCCCGCGACGATCACGCAGATCGCCGAACGAGTGGGCCTCGCGAAGGGGAGCTCGAGCTACCACATCCGACTGCTCGAACGGGCCGGCCTGGTGAAGGTGGTGCGAACGCGGAAGGTGCGGGGGGTCACCGAGCGGTACTACGCCATGGCCGCGCGGACGATCGTGCTGCCGGATCCGGGCGAGGGAGGGCCGGACGTGCTGATGCGGCACGCGGTGGCGGACCTGGAGGCAGCGCCGCGGGATGGCGAGCGGCACGTACGGATGGCGCACCTGCGGCTCACCGACGAGCAGTTCGCGGAGCTGGGGGCGCGGTTGGCGGCGCTGGCGGACGAGTACCGGGAGCTGTCGGATCCGTCGCTGCCGGACGCGTCCCTCGTCTTCGCGCTGTTCCACCCGGCGCGGCGCGAGAAGGCCGAAGGGGACGCCAAGTGA
- a CDS encoding MFS transporter, with protein sequence MTSDAQKLPTGFGRLWAAQTVSSLGDGVSHAALPLLALTLTRDPMALAVVTAAGTLPWLLFGVLGGALVDRWDRRRTMWVMDAARAVLLAIPAAAAALDVLSIPLLAAVAFLLGLGGLFFDTAATAYLPDLLGRDPALLERANSRLRGAQTAMSGFAGPPAGSALLALGRAVPLLADAVSFALSALLVRSLPAVPRPVPQVRESLLRQARAGASYVFRDRLLLGLALRPAVGNVAFLAVGTVLALFAHERLGIGAFGFGLLLTAEATGGLLGAGIASFLGRRLGTGTALTCTAAAEGLAILGLAAAPNPYVAGLALAVCGAGMGATMVLGPSLRQAVVPAHLMGRVASTSRMLAMCAAPFGAFLGGWLATTYDVRTPLYTAAGLLLAMTAVTSTMTSNRRVEAALRSSRDRESPATDSRPARVTDAVVSA encoded by the coding sequence GTGACCTCAGACGCTCAGAAGTTGCCGACCGGGTTCGGACGGCTGTGGGCTGCGCAGACGGTTTCCTCGCTCGGCGACGGGGTGTCGCACGCCGCGCTGCCGCTGCTCGCGTTGACGTTGACGCGGGACCCGATGGCGCTCGCCGTCGTCACGGCCGCCGGGACGCTGCCGTGGCTGCTCTTCGGGGTGCTGGGCGGTGCGCTGGTGGACCGCTGGGACCGCCGGCGCACGATGTGGGTCATGGACGCGGCGCGTGCGGTCCTGCTCGCGATACCGGCGGCAGCGGCCGCGCTCGACGTGCTGAGCATTCCGCTGCTCGCGGCCGTCGCCTTCCTGCTCGGCCTCGGCGGACTCTTCTTCGACACGGCCGCCACGGCCTATCTGCCGGATCTGCTCGGCCGCGACCCCGCGCTCCTGGAGCGAGCCAACTCTCGCTTGCGCGGAGCCCAGACCGCCATGTCCGGCTTCGCGGGGCCGCCTGCGGGCAGTGCGCTGCTCGCGCTGGGGCGGGCGGTTCCGCTGCTCGCCGACGCGGTGTCGTTCGCGCTCTCCGCACTGCTCGTACGGTCGCTGCCCGCCGTGCCCCGGCCCGTACCGCAGGTCCGTGAGTCGCTGCTGCGGCAGGCTCGGGCCGGGGCCTCGTACGTCTTCCGGGACCGGTTGCTGCTCGGGCTCGCGCTGCGCCCGGCGGTCGGGAACGTCGCCTTCCTCGCCGTGGGGACCGTCCTCGCCCTCTTCGCGCACGAGCGTCTCGGCATCGGCGCCTTCGGCTTCGGCCTGCTCCTCACGGCGGAGGCCACCGGCGGTCTGCTCGGCGCGGGCATCGCCTCGTTCCTCGGCCGACGGCTCGGCACCGGCACCGCGCTCACCTGCACGGCCGCAGCCGAGGGGCTCGCCATCCTGGGCCTTGCCGCCGCCCCGAACCCGTACGTCGCAGGCCTCGCGCTCGCCGTCTGCGGAGCGGGTATGGGCGCCACGATGGTGCTCGGCCCCTCCCTCCGGCAGGCGGTCGTCCCCGCCCACCTGATGGGCCGGGTCGCCTCCACGTCCCGCATGCTCGCCATGTGCGCCGCTCCGTTCGGCGCCTTTCTCGGCGGCTGGCTGGCCACCACCTACGACGTACGCACTCCGCTCTACACCGCCGCCGGCCTCCTCCTCGCCATGACCGCCGTCACGTCGACCATGACCAGCAACCGCCGGGTCGAGGCGGCGCTACGTAGTTCTCGCGACCGGGAGAGCCCGGCAACGGACAGCCGCCCCGCCCGGGTGACCGACGCAGTCGTCTCCGCCTGA
- a CDS encoding GNAT family N-acetyltransferase, whose translation MLYTTAHVVTDRPHRYIKQLVSHMGRKVPTELDADRGSIRFSIGSCLLVASTGHFDMIVKAGTADAVAAVEDTITGHLLRFATKDTLTVDWLPLVRPAATEDDAALLALDRAAWTAGSGLPSTRVEERTAYFNERRKPETHLVAALGGQVIGTVSVHRTNPFPEGAHVFGLWNLLVAGQARRMGVASALLSAAERRAGSQGARKIGLRVLATNTGAIRLYEQHGYAVEGRYVDEFLIDDAYVDDISMGKRLTPTSQGSV comes from the coding sequence ATGCTCTACACGACCGCACACGTCGTCACCGACCGCCCCCACCGCTACATCAAGCAACTGGTCTCCCACATGGGGCGCAAGGTGCCCACCGAACTCGACGCGGACCGCGGGTCCATCAGGTTCAGCATCGGCAGCTGCCTGCTCGTGGCCTCGACCGGCCACTTCGACATGATCGTCAAAGCCGGCACGGCGGACGCCGTCGCGGCGGTGGAGGACACCATCACCGGCCACCTGCTGCGATTCGCGACCAAGGACACGCTCACCGTCGACTGGCTGCCCTTGGTGCGCCCCGCCGCGACCGAGGACGATGCCGCTCTCCTCGCCCTCGACCGTGCGGCGTGGACCGCCGGGTCGGGGCTTCCCTCCACCCGGGTCGAGGAGCGAACGGCGTACTTCAACGAACGACGGAAGCCCGAGACCCACCTGGTCGCCGCTCTCGGCGGCCAGGTCATCGGCACCGTGAGTGTCCACCGGACGAACCCGTTCCCGGAAGGGGCGCACGTCTTCGGCCTGTGGAACCTGTTGGTAGCCGGGCAAGCCCGCCGCATGGGTGTCGCCTCAGCCCTGCTCTCGGCCGCCGAACGCCGTGCCGGCTCACAGGGCGCGAGGAAGATCGGACTGCGCGTCCTGGCGACCAACACCGGCGCCATCCGGCTCTACGAACAGCACGGTTACGCCGTCGAAGGTCGATACGTCGACGAGTTTCTGATCGACGACGCTTACGTCGATGACATCAGCATGGGCAAGCGCCTGACGCCGACCTCGCAAGGGTCTGTCTGA